In Mercenaria mercenaria strain notata unplaced genomic scaffold, MADL_Memer_1 contig_4151, whole genome shotgun sequence, the genomic window CGGACCGGCCATGCATTGTTCTCCATTTTAAAGAGCAGTTATTTTGAAAGAAGTAACCTAAAGACGATTAAAGCGCGAAAAGATATACACTGAACTGTCGGAGACATCAGAAAATGGTCTTCAAGGTGGATTTTATTTATTAACAGAATTAGCGACTAGAATCGATTCTCTGTAATCGGCGACGATTACTCGATCATCGGCGACAATTGGAACATCACTATATTGCAAACCAAATACCAACAAGGAAttacttatatttattttaatgacgATGGAAAATGTTTTGGCGTCGTCAGAGTTGGATGGACTGTTAAAATCTGTTCTGAGAAATGTGCTCATACATGTCAGACAtgcgaaaaaaaaagataacggTGGCAATTGTTAAGTTGCAAAGTTGCTTATTCTACCACAAGTTTTTGCAACCTTGTATTATATGCCATGAAAATTAAGAATAATAAAATGACGTGTCGTATATACATTAGTGTAAATCTTGTAACATTGTGGTTGACTACAATGTCATGCAAAAAATAGACTGAACGTGTGTGAAACATTTGATTATTAGACGCTTAATAACATTGTTTCAGAAAAGAACCTTGTTTGCTTGTTAAATGTGAGCGTCATTAAATGATCTATTAGTAATGTAGacatggtacctaaaaaattcaaattcatctttataggctTTTTTCAGAGTGTATTGATAGCTacgtgcaccaattttctaaatatatttatgggtttcctcttctccatgtcaaaaatagaaatatttgatatctaaaaatgactttctcaaaatatctgaagcaaaatggacaactcttgtattgaccgtttttcaaagattttaggacttccccaattatagtctatatcaaaagctcccacagctaaataaactcaatagagtataaggtaagtttactctactttcaacattttgaaagagcctatactgaacttccttttgtcttttaataaagtcaaattccaagactagccaatagtctaaaacgcttgaaaaaattctgagtgaaagagaatgacatgctctttattataagcttaccaaaaccataccaaaaatgtaccttaaagaagttattaaagattttatattgtaaacaaacccctacaccattttaccatcaatattttccactcatgaatgcactcaattcaggtgataattgttgatatatttgtaaatgagaggccccaacaaaaaccttttttagtttatttagggtagttgacctgtaacgaaaatcatcaaatagagtaatctccatatgctttttcagcatttattcgtttttcaaggaaagcgcaaatgatcgtgctagttccctccagagaatgtttaaattgagaattgcttaaaatacattacatagagtcattacctgtcagctaccttaacatgtagtaattacaaccactaccttaaaacattgtaattatatttgacgacaatgaatttttgtgttaccaacttaactttttttgttatttctcattgttcgatatatgcattttacattttgatatataaatgttgtgtaaaccaatgtatcaccattgagaacaataaataaacaactttggctaaaagatcaaaacttaataacgtttcttaatgtcgttaattttcttcaaaggaatgtatgcattattctatataatcttcatgcattactaaactttctatcagggcctcactacaacttacaaaataactgtcagtgtaagtcatgagaaaagcctgcatattgtatattgaatacaaagggatttaaacaaatgtaggtcatattttgtctgcctgataagttgtttgaaaaaggacctatctgatttttctttcacttttgatcaatgtttaatgttggcttcagtttattgatcaattcagagttgtccccctttgatttatttgggtaggtaccatctctaagtAATGGACGTTAGGTATTGCTATTATAGAGGAAGAACACAAGAAGAAGAAGACAATGAAGagaaattattgatttttgtacaATATCCTAGAAAACACAGGATGCAAAATAATGGATCTACATGGAAACATTAGACGAATTATATGCATGCAAAGCTTTATACGTGTACTTTTAGCATATCAATTAGAAATGAATAGACGTgtaatgaaaattattaaatgtttCATACATCAGACAAACtaacaacaaatatttatatgatcTTCATATCATTAACGTTTGTGTGTATATGTAATCAAATCAGTTGATGTTAGAAAATGTGCAAAGAAATAACAAGATCAGATTATTTGATGTATGTGGCAATTTACGAAAAGTTGAAATGTTTACAACAATGAAAGTGAAGTGAAATTAAAACcatataaagtaaaaaagaaaaagtggacactccacaggtcgttcaacacgacaacaaagaaaatgttgcaggctcggtttgattgagcctgttcatgaaacgtccacgccccctagccccgtgttgagcagaactcaacatttacacatgctacaggtacaaaaatcaatttagaaacatacGCGGTTATAAAGTTCATCGGTCCAAGATCATAATGTATATACGCGGTTATAAAGTTCATCGGTCCAAGATCATAATGTATCTTGCAGCCAATGACGTTTACATGGCAGCCACAGAAAAACGCACAATTGTGTCAAACTTAATGTTGCGAAAAAGCGTGGGACTTTTCACTTATAGGAATATCACAAAGTCCTGAATTATTCTTACTTGTTGTTTTAAATCTTTAATCTTACTGGTAGTCGGTCTGTTAATGGACCAACTAGCATTCAGAaggaaataaatacaaataaaactaaGCCATCTACTAATTTTATATGTAtcgaaatacttttaaaattaaaataaattaaaaacaaaaaaaaaaaaacattattcgCTGTTTTTATCTCTGCGTACGCTACATTTCACATTTTTCAGCGTTATTTACCTTGTTGATGGTGCGAGCGAGAGATAGCAACAAAATAATCTGAGGTTAAGGATGTTCAAATGCTAGAAGATTTTAGGGTTCGATTTTTAACTCTGCATTGCCTAATTCGTTATTATTAAGGTGTCGCATTTTACTATATTCTACAATTATTAATAAGATGAATCAATCGAAAGTCTTCTCTAAagattaaaacacaaaatattcaaGAAGTGTAGGTGTTTCGTCTTTAAACTAAtcggaaaaaaagaaaacaaactcaTAACTGCTCTTAAACTCAATGCAGCTAAATAGAATTATAGTATTGTTAAACGATATATGTGTAGTATAATAACTTAACcagttttctaaaaatagaaatatttacccTACTAATTCAAGGGTACCCATTACCGCAACTATTTACACATTTGCATGGTGTACGTTTTCTAAAAGGAAGTTTTAAATTTGTTCTCAATTTTAGTGAAAACTTGTTAGTCAAATAATATGGCTGTAGTTTAAAACATGGTTTTAGATACAATAATCTGGATCTAACACAGGTAAGaacataatattgttattatatgaaaaatgtttttattcataatttactTTAAATCGTATGtgtcatttatgtaaatatatcttGCTCACTGAACATGTTACTTAAGTTTAGGGCGCTTTTAAATTCTTATTtctaaaatcaaatttgaatctgCCCGAATACGTATGGGTACAGgtatcttttatatataaatgatgttATGCACAGCTTTCACTTAGTAGTTACATAGGTACATGAATATAGTGTAGCAGATGTTGACAAAGCCGtacaatttttcatattttagagTACAACATTGAAGAATGGTATCCGCCTTCAGTACAATAGTATTACTTTTGACACTTTACACAGATGCTGTGCGAACTGGTGAGTTAACATTtactaaaaatatcaataatcattTGTTTTGGAATTATAAACCGTAGAGAATGAAAGCAAATGCCTGTAATATGTCCGTTACAATTTGAGCAAATGCCTGTAATATGTCCGTTACAATTTGTACGACCTGCTTTCTGGTTGGAAATTTATCATTTAGCATTTGAGAGTTTAAGTCAAACCACTCGAATAAGTGCACTATTCTGGAACTGTCTTATACACTTCTTACGTTTTCTTTCTACATTTAGAATATGATGTATATCAATATAAATCAACGGCTATATTCATCTTAAAGATTCTAGTTTCCTAAAGATCTAaaagacaaataataaaataacatatataataCCTTTAGTGCTATAACTGATAAACTCAGCCTTAATCAGCTCTTTATAAGTCATGTCAGAAATCAACACCaaagctatatacatgtatattgaatggCTATACTTTACGGATATCatgttatttatttcaaaaatatctttagATTGTTCTGCTGGCTGCATTTCCTGTTCCGATTCAACATGCTTTAAATGTGAATCTTCATATTATTTATCCAATGGCTTCTGTTCTCCGTGTCCAGAAGACTGCACAAGGTGTAGCGGATATAATAACTGTACGTCGTGCAAAACAGGTAAATGGGGTTCAGACAACCAGTGTCGGCACACATGTGTAGATAGTTGTTATAATAAAGAATGCCAATATGACACTGGCTATTGCGTTCAGTGTAAACCGGGACTGTACGGCCTTCAATGTCAGCATAATTGTAGTTACTGTGAGAGTAATCTTTGTGATTTACGTAGATGCACACACGGATGTAAACAAGGATACTACGAGAACAAAATCTACTCTGAATCAGTATGTCACAAATGTCCGACAGATTGTAAAAATTGTAGTGACGCTAGTACCTGTCGTGTTTGCAATGACGGTTTTAATTTGTATCAGTTtcacttaaatgaaataatttttgttcactgtgttcgTTGTTTATTCGGATCACGCTGTTCAAGTATTTGCAGTATACAAAATTGCAATGAGTGCCAAGTATATGATGGCATCTTAGTGTGCACAGATTGTCCTGAAGGGTCCAGACTTAATGGCAAAACCTGCATACTTAATACAACAAGCTGTCCTCAAGAATGTTATTCTCATTGTAATGATGATGGAATATGCGTAGGAAGTTGCAATGCAGGATGGACGGGTGAAAGATGTTCTGTCCAGTGTTCTGATAAATGTTTCGCATGCGATAAAAGTAACAGGGACATTTGTCAACAGTGTAAAGGTGACTTTTACACTACCAACTGTAGCGTCGCTTGTAGTCCATCATGTAAAACAGAAAACAGTAAACAAACATGCAGACTAAATGATGGATATTGTTTGAATGAATGTGAACACAATTTCTGGGGCTCGTTATGTGATCAGTCTTGCCCAGTCGGTTGTACTGAAAACGGTTCATCTCCGATATGCGAGAGAAGCAACGGGACATGTAAACATGGATGTAAGGAAGGATACAAAGGAGGCCAATGCGATATATTTGCTGCTACAAGTAAAACAACTGTGAGATCCAAAGGTAATAAAATGTCTCAACAATTTTATGACACCTGTTgttataattttctaaaatgtccgttgatgaaaaaaaaacacaaacacaaaaatacccactataattttgatataaaagtacAGCCAATTATCACGACTTTCAGGAACTAAAGTAGCTGATACCAAACACGTGGACACGTATTTTTTACAtataatcatacttttaaaatagGTCATCGTTTGTGGCATACATTGTCACTATTATAAGGATTATAACGAAAGTGTTTTCGATTACTAATTATTAGGTTTATCTTTAtcagatgaaaagaaaacattaaatatttttctcattgATTAATCATAACAGACACTTCGCAGTCTACTCCAACAAGTTCCGTCAAAGAAACTACACAGTCTACAGATGATGGAATGTCTGAATCACAGAAagacaataaaaaaataatcatcatAGGTTCTACAGCAGGCGGCGGTGTCCTAGTTTTGACACTGGTTATCGTTATTATTGTTTGTGTCAAGAAAAGAAGGTAAGTATTATCTTACATTTGTATTAATTACCAATACATTTTCTATTCAACTTACAGGTTTGATTAAACAAGTTGATACAACATCTTGTATCATTATATACTCGATTCTTTCATAACGCGTGTCACATTAAAAGGTCCATTTGTTGGACTACTTGTTTATCCAGCTTTCGTGTTCTAGATATCCCTCTTGCATTTATGCAAGTTGGTATAACAtctatggtccgagagctcacggactttcaTTGCAACAATTggggccaaaagaagtttatacttttttggaaacaatattccTTATCCTCCataaaaacccatttcttaagtgtcaaagccgtgcctatctatattttgttcacttaaggggacgcatattgctacattcacagttcatacagaaatgcggaaggggtgcatattgaagaaatcgatggtgggaaaataaaaaacatattcctaaaccgatataatactgatggacacctgtaatattcagtactttgtggataaggatgcggtactatgaatgtaataggaaaacagaggtctttgtgaaagtacattcaacacaaaatattaagcttttgtataaggaaaaaacaggttttttacaataacagtgttccaaataatgttggaGGGATGAaatttctttctaacacaccagtttgcttaaacatgtaaaaatttaacgccacgttatttcagctcgggatggacgccatatttctcattgataaaaaatgtaaacaaaaaaatctgagtgggattagcattgcaagggcataacatgacattctacacaatgaataccttagatcagatatctaagatgctacacaggtcaggcgggttaaatgcataatgttgatcacttgaaattcatcttggaAAGGtgattaattttagtttatttacatggtttttaattttcccacgacttctcggcgattcactgcaaatgtataactgcgccggacgaaaggtaactctaataaacaacgggagacaacttaggtgtcagcacctgtacgatttaaaaaaaaaacatgccgatgattataatttcttatcaaataatgaatcctattcagatattcgtctttattattagaaaattattaatttctgtggacatttatcaaaaaatattacttacagtggactactttgcgcatcaaactggtttccgcttcagttgtgaggcacttccgttatactttttgacaacaataacaaaacacaaaatgaatcaatatagtcacttataaaccgattgctacttaaatcagtgtaagtatattgttgttacaacattatacatgttcgttacgttatgagataaagtttatcttgaacagcataatccattaattacgtttagatgatattgcatttacaacttatttgaccccgtttttttacgtgaatgacagcatcttcgtgcaactcgtgcaaacagagttatgaaaagtatggtggagaattcaaggacaaattataaatgacattaaagtgaggataactgtatattcgtccagttttgatcatagacattcctgctgtgtatattagtaagttttgtgaacaagattagaatgttacttttgcacatatacacattgattggacctctcaaccaaattccataccttattttagggatttttaagacaatacattttcaaaagtttgttgaatgtgttttgatatttaagtgaattgtagttcatgaataccaacttaaaaattaataatggcaacatttctaggcccttatggtatgccactagacttctgtaacgataaatttttaatgtattaaggggaatatactcttaaagttttggaatgtggcattccttgaccaccgtatcttttcttatgcactactttgtaaacaaactaaataatgtgttttagcttacatatgtgaaatgaaaagcaagacagtgaacttatttcacattctttctttaaattagaatctgtaggacattgataaatgtttggacaaggtgaagcactattattttcgcacaaaaaagtattaattgttgactttgaatgtacacaacaagtcttatgtaattcaacaataactttcttgtttcagtttttctcatttttattttagtgagcagtcctttgtgtacttataacagttgaaacagtatccatttcatgtaccaaaatcttgtacttttttgcaggtaaattttatcataccccacccaattttttctaatttcaaagtatgcgtccccttaagtttGTGATAGGGTAGGTAAAACTCACtttattagggggtagggtaaactttacgtctaccagtttttccactgtttaattacagtaaccaTCTGATTGTCAATCTTTGTTTTCACACTGTGACAACCATGTATCGAAATTCTAACCGCCCATTAATTATCAACTACACGTATTcaatagatttaataaaaattggtcaaggTGAGAAAATCTCGGGTTTCTTGTTTTTGTAACAATACAAGTACAACAAAAGCAACTATCCTtttatatagtagtcgcaacttgatcGCGATGGTCGACCTTAGGCtaattattcatatcgattatttcattgtagaaatcaagggtgcttagggcaGCCGTGTGTATTTATACGGAATAAGTTTTTATACAGttcagtatcaaagtatatatacttacatttgaccagttaaaactttccaatacactaacttgtaattacacaaatttatatttcctttttcttatGCAGCTcatgttttacgtacactccttttcaataataagttgtgcctcattatgtattataatacaaaggtcaaccatcggggtcaagttgcgtccactatacccgATGTCAGGTATTTGCAATCGATAACCAATGTAAATAAACAGGTATTGTAGTGTTAACATTTATATGGTGTCAAATTTTGGACATAGGTATATTTGTGAGCGTTATATTTTCGCCACTTCATATGGGTTGCGAAATAGGCGAAAAATTAACCATGGCGAAAATATCCAAAAGTACGGTAtttgaagtttatttttattctcaaaaaacagtttgttatcataagtcacacATCTTTATTTACGTAATGTGTATATATtagccaaaatcagaaatgcaaattttattgcaaaagtcaaggtcaagcctgataattgaaggtcaaaatttatttccatgcaaaaatgtgaaaattattaccttaactttttctaatctgtttaatatgtctttacattattagtcactgaagttaatttgttttaatgtttgtatgtcaggcaaagtcagcagtgcagatggaACCCTAAAATtgccaagagtaaagctaatatcaaaggtcaaatgtcaaatttgtgtgaaaaatcgcatgaatagcttcctttttgaaatataacagatatttttGATCATTATTAGTAATTTCTCGTGATTtattgtaatgtatatatatctcacaatgtcagtaataaagatatcgtctgaaacagacaagttcaaatgtaatattacgggtcaaaggtcatttttaagtaaaagaatgaaaacaatagCTCTTTAATTGTTCTCTTTGTTaataatatcttgtcgatattagtcaatgataccAGTTCATTTTAACGTATAAATGTTAGACGATGTCttgtatgcacatataatttcaaaacattcaagttcaaccataatattaaaggtcaaaggtcaaaaagtgttGCAAAAATACCatctatttgtaataatttttcattgtttgaaagtatttgttttttcatttcagtaactggtctattgtttattttactgtatatatgtcagacgatgtcatggaagagaaaataagtcaagataaaatctggtattaaaggtcatggtcatttttgtgtaaaagatcaaaatgtaacCTACTTACtcatttcattgttcaaaaatagtatgttgttataattcactgtgagcaatttattttcatgtaaacattcaagcaaggtcagcaatgtaggtttcACCCCAATATGTAGAAGCCAACCCTTTTATCAAAGGTCAggggtcaaatttgtgtgaaaattcgcaaaaaaagcatttttgcaatgatttttctttattgttttaggatatttttgtcaacactagtaactgatcattaatcattttaaagtatatataacagatggtATCATTCTTCcttaataattaaaaatttgacattaaaggtcaaaggagagggtcttcaagaaactcgccattatgaaaaaactggtttgagcaaatgaaaagatcctaTGGCAAGTCTTCACAGGCACCGTACGGCCCATTGCAGagtacgcatccacctcatgggtaactgcttccaaaaccagtaaagataaactggacaaggttcaaaattcaggccttAGGATAATTCTTGGAGCAAtaaaaacaactccaataaaagaaattgaaaagacaACCAACTCTGATCCACTAGAGACAAAAAagtacaaagcccttgtgcaggcagagaaggcaaagagactaccaaaACTCCAACTCcgctcaaaactcgagagcagaaccaagaacagactaaaacgacagagtctcaaccatatcgtcaaagaactgcagAAAGGGAAaacagcagcactggacacagaggcagagccgcttgtgcccgaAGAATGGGTTCCTATACAATCCGCTCCAAGATCAGATTTGAGGTGCCAGAAGTAGAAGAAAAGGGCAGACAACATCAGGCTCACCAACAGTCTCTTAttctagaaatgatcaatgaccgctatctATCACACtattggatccaagcatataccggtGGATAAGTGGGAAAAGtagttcagaatgctgggagtggtgcctacatcaaattttctcgTACTATCTCATCACATTGTCTAGGGACCCATTTATCGGGCACAAGCgtctctgcctctgtgtccaatgctgctgctttccctttctgcagttctttgacgatatggtAGAGAAAAAAAACTGATAGGTGTAAACTTTACCCTATCCCCTTTtattttacaagtgagttttacctcccctatcacaaacataagtgaacagaATATAGAttggcacggctttgacacttaagaaatgggttttcatggaagataagaaatattgtttccaaaaaagtataaacttctaTTGGCCTGAATTGCTGCAATAAAAGTCCATGATTATGTACGCGGTGCTTTCATAAAGCGTGTCAACTTAGAAGGTCCATTTGATGGACTTCTTGTTTATCTTACGTTTTCTGGATACCCCTTTGCATTTATACAAGTTGATATAACATCTAGTATCATTATATACTCAGTGTTTTCATAATGCGTGAGACCCTAGAAGGTCCATTTGATGGACTTTTTTCATGCGAGAAGTAATGAACcagacgtcatgtggcaatttgacgtcataattgacgtcataatgctctcttaccggtctgcGCGTTAGCTATTATTTAtaacagaatatacagagcttgagaGCTTGACATTCTTCCTTGTTATTCCGCGCCGGAGGCGGAGGGATATAATTATGGCgttgttcgtccgtccatccggagccatatctaggaagtggctttgaatatttaaataaaacttcatatacattcacacataaacCTTCATAAtttcaccactatagggaaatgcggcgCGTAatgtttcagtcagattgctcaAGTtattcc contains:
- the LOC128553658 gene encoding cell death abnormality protein 1-like, coding for MASVLRVQKTAQGVADIITVRRAKQCKGDFYTTNCSVACSPSCKTENSKQTCRLNDGYCLNECEHNFWGSLCDQSCPVGCTENGSSPICERSNGTCKHGCKEGYKGGQCDIFAATSKTTVRSKDTSQSTPTSSVKETTQSTDDGMSESQKDNKKIIIIGSTAGGGVLVLTLVIVIIVCVKKR